The sequence below is a genomic window from Desulfobulbaceae bacterium DB1.
GTTCGTATCTTCCATACAAATAACTGGCCAGGGGCGCGGAAGACCCAAAATCACTGGCAAGGAGATTTGCCTGATGATGCGGCCGATCTTGCATTTAATATGGTTTTAGATCGTCTCTCTCACGATGATTGGGACCTGTCGTCCGGAAAGAGTAAGATTTTGATGCTAACACATCGTGTGCTCGCAGCCAAACAAGGGTATAGCAGCATTCCTCCCGTCTTCGCTTTTAATGAATCATTTACGAAGAAAGAACATCCTCATATTGCTTTTTTTGCAGATAGCCTTGAGCCCGCTTGTGCCGCATATAGTGAAAGAAAATATGGGGAAATGTTTAACATATTGGGTGGGAACGTTCCTGTAATTAAGGGCCATGCTGACAAGGGAAAATGGTCAGCCGCCATGGATCGTCTCATGGCGATTAGAAACATCGGGACGGTTGCCGAAGTAATCGATCATTTACGCCAAACTAGACGGCCAAGACTTCCTGATAATGTTGAAAGACTAGAACGAGAGTTATCTCAGTTCGATCCGGGGACTGGCGAAGAAATACCCCGTGCTTTGCGAGAACTAGAGGCGTTAAGAGGAGTTTCATATCAGGAAATCATTGCGTTAACACATTACCTTTCTGGTCATTCCCCGTTCCAAACGAAACATGGTGTCAAGGGAGCTGAATTCGAAAATGTTTTGGTTATCGTAGGCAGGGGATGGAATCAATATAATTTCAATGAAATGTTTGAATTTGCTGGAGATGTTGCACACATTCCCGCCAGTAAGATTTTAGCGTATGAACGTAATCGGAATCTTTTTTACGTTGCTTGTTCCCGACCGAAAAAACGGCTAGCCATTCTTTTTACTCAAAAACTTTCAAGCGCTGCTCTTCAAACTGTCGGTAATTGGTTCGGGGACAGCACTATCGAGACTTTAGACATCTAAAAGTGATCCCGTTATGAACTTTAGCATCGCCGACACCTTTACCGATAGCCTGGCCAAACTCACCGGCGAAGAGCAGAAAGCCGGGCAAGCCACAGTGGTTGATCTGCAACTGTGCGATTCAAGGACTAATACCACGCCATGACCGATCCCAAACAATTCCTGATCTACCAAAGCGAAGACGGCGCTACCCGCATCGACGTGATGCTGGAGGCGGAAACCCTGTGGCTGAGCCAGAAGCAATTGACCGAGCTGTTCGGTAAGGCCAAGGGCACCATCAGTGAGCACATCAAGCACATCTTTGAAGATGGCGAACTGACTCCAGCGGCAACTGTTTGGTTATTCCGAACAGTTCAATGCGGATTGCTGTGAAGGTAATCAATCATCTTGGGGATGAGGTGATGAAGGTGTTTCGTGTTATGATGGGAAAAATCACTGAATCGGGGGGATTGTTATGACCGAACAATACACAAAAGCCAGATTTTGGAAATGCGCCCTGCAAGTCAACCCGGCGGGTTATATAACCTTGCGTGGTAGCGACCACGGCCTGACGGAAGATCAGTACAATCAAGAACTGCTGCGTATCGCAAAGGATAACGAGATCAAGGTGATTGGTTGGGCAGATCACGGCAATGTCGATGGTGTGGATGCTATTCGCACGGTCATGAATGCCAACGGCATTCTGGTATTTCCGGGTTTTGAGATTTGTTCCACCGAGAAAACGCATTTTGTGTGTCTGTTCTCGGAAGACACCTCAAGAGACCAACTTAATCGCTATCTTGGCGCATTAGGTTTGACTGATCCTGATAACGGTGTTTGGCCGTCCAATCTTGGGGGGAATGATCTCCTTGCTAAAGTTGAGGAGCTAGGCGGTTTCGTTTATGCCGCTCATTGTACCAATGAAAGCGGGATCTTGCGCCAGAAACTCGTTCATGTCTGGCAAAATCCATTGCTCAAGGCCGCACAGATTCCTGGGGCGCTTGACGACCTAAAAAATGGCGAAAGCAATGGCTATCGTAAAATATTGATAAACGTAGATAGCAACTATCAGCGTGAAAATCAGGTTGCTATTATCAATGCCAAGGACGTGGCAAAACCCGAAGACTTGGCCGACCAGAAAGCGTCGTGCCTGATCAAAATGACCCGGCCATGCTTCGAGTCATTCAAGCTGGCGTTTCAAGACCCGGAGTCCCGGGTACGGTTGAACAGCGATGTTTCCGAAAAGTATTACTCGCGTATCGAGAGCCTGAAGGTCACGGGTGGCTATCTGGATGAGGTTCAAATTGAATTCTCCGAACATTTGAATTCGGTCATTGGCGGGCGCGGGACCGGGAAATCCACGCTGCTTGAGTGCATCCGCTATGCCTTGCAACTGAAACCCATTGGCAAAAACGCACAAAAGCAACACGACGAAATCATCAAAGAGAATCTGGGTAAATCCAAAGCGCGAGTAGAGATCGTGATTCGTTCCGCTCGAATGAATGGCAAGCGTTTTACTGTTGCCAGACGCTATGGCGAAAGTGTCAGTCTGAAAGATGAGAGCGGCAATCCGTCTTCATTTACGCCTGCGGATTTGCTGCCCGAAATTGAAATCTACGGGCAGAATGAGATTTACGAAATCGCCCAGGACAAGGCCAGCCAGCGCCAATTGCTGACCCGGTTCGTGGATGCTGGAAAACATGATGGCGAGAGGCGAATCCAGGAAACACTGGGCAAACTGGCGGAGAACAGAAAAAAGTTGATCGAGGCGCAAGGGAATGTGGCATTGATTGAAGACGAGGTCGCGCGTCTGCCAAAATTGGAAGAACAGTTAGGGCAATTCAAATCGTTGGGATTGGAAGAAAAACTGAAAATTGTGCCATTGCTTGAGACGGAAAAGCGCTTACAGAAAAGGGGAGTAGAGGAAGAAGGCGGAAATCTCGATAAAGCCTTTCAAGCCGTGCGCGACAATCTGCCGGACACCGTATTCCTGAGCGATTCCGCCATCGGCCATCTCCCCCATGCCGAAAGCCTGCGTAAGTTGCGTGCGGCTTTGGATGATCTTCGTGGTGATGCCGAAGCCCTGCTGAGCCAATGGCAAGAGAAGTATGTCGCGGCCAAGGCCCGAATTGCTGCCATTGCTGAGGAACTGAATGCGGGTATACAACAGGAAGAGGCTGCACTGGAAAAAACTTTCAAGGAACTTCCCGCTTTCGAAGGCAAAACCGGCAAGGAAATTGGTATCGAATTTCAGGGTCTGTTGCGAGAGATTGAGAGGATAAGACCAAGGCAAACGCTTATTGAGAATCGCAGGAAAGTAGTAACCGAGTTCAACCGGCAACGCCAAGCGATTCTTGATGAGCTGTCATCCATCCGGGCGGAACGTTCCTCTTTATTTGAACGTTCACTGAAAAGCCTGAACAAGCGGCTTTCCGGAAAACTCAAATTGACCGTCAAACCCGAAGCTGAGCGCACTCCGGTCATTCGATTCCTCCTGGATTGCAGGCTGGAGAGCGTAGCGGAGGGACGGCTTGCCTGGATACGGGAGGCGGATGATTTCTCGCCTGTAAAATTGGCTGAACTGATACGCCGTGGCGCCGATGCGCTCAGGGATAGCGGCTGGAGTATCACCCCCACCGTCGCCGAAGCCCTGGCGCGCCTGACCACCGAACAAGTTCTCCGACTTGAAGAACTGGAATTGCCCGATTTGATCGACATTGAATTGAATACCGCTCATGAGGGACGGGAAAACTTCAAGCCCCTGGATAAACTGTCAACCGGGCAACAATGCACGGCTATTTTGCATTTGTTGCTTCTCCAGAATCTTGATCCGCTGCTGATGGATCAACCCGAAGATAATCTTGATAATGCCTTTATTGCTGATCGCATTGTGGCTGAGTTAAGGTCAGCGAAAATAGCCCGCCAGTTCATTTTCGCAACCCACAACGCCAACATACCGGTGTTCGGGGATGCCGAGTGGATCGGCGTTTTTGAGGCCCGGGATGGACAAGCCTATATGCCTTCTGAATCGCAAGGCGCCATTGATGTGACGCAAGTTCGTGATAAAGCCGCCGATATTCTTGAAGGTGGAAAAACGGCTTTTAACCAACGGAAAGCTAAGTATGGCTTTTAAAGGCCTGTTATTTTTGAACAGGCACTAAGGTGAATATATGTTGAAAACTGAATTATTGGAGATTCTTGCCAACGGAGAGAATTCAGGTGTGGAATTCAAAAGAGACGATATTCGGCCTGAGCAGTTGGCAAAAGAAATAGTCGCACTGGCAAATTTACAAGGCGGCCGAATTTTTCTCGGCGTCGAGGATGATGGGACGATTTCAGGCATCCAGCAGCATAACACCCAGGAATGGGTTTTGAACATATTTCGTGATAAGGTTTTTCCGCAAATTATCCCCTTTTATGAAGAAATAAAAATTGACGATCAACGTCGCGTCGCAGTTATTACGATTGCCCAGGGTATTTCCAAGCCTTACATGCTGAAACACAATAACCGTGAGGAAATTTATATCCGCATGGGTGATCGTTCTGAGTTGGCCTCCCGTGAACAACAGTTGCGGCTGTTTGAAAGCGGCGGACTTCTTCACGTCGAGGTGCTTCCCGTCACCGGAACAGCCTTGGCTCATTTAGACAGAGACCGGCTGAAGTACTATCTGTCAGCCATCATGAGAGATCCCGATGTCCCTGTAACAGATGCGGAATGGCAAGAGAGATTGCTGGGTCTCGGCTTTATGGCATCAGACGGTATGGGAAACATCGTGTGTTCTATAGCAGGCTTACTCTGTTTCGGTATTCATCCCCGGCAATTTCTTCGGCAGGCAGGCTTGCGAGTCATGGCATTTACAGGAAGAGACAAGGAATACCAGGCGCAGCTTGATGTGGTGATTGATGCCCCGTTTGTTGGCCGTTGGCAAGACGATGGGACAGGGCGAAAACAATTGATTGATGAAGGATTGATAGAAAAATTTGCCGCGGCTATCGAACCCTTTATTTCCCAGGAGGCTTCCCACGTCGACGAACACATGCGACGTGAAAAAAACTGGCTTTATCCTTGGGAAGCCGTTCGTGAAGCAGTGATAAACGCAATCGCTCACAGGGACTGGACAAGATCGGTTGATATCGAGGTAACGAATTATGCAGACCGGCTTGAAGTCATCAGTCCTGGGAAAATGCCGAACTCAATGACTGTCGACAAAATGATCGCCGGCCAGCGGTCACCGCGAAACCCTCTTATTATGGAAATTCTTCGTGATTATGCATACGTCGACTCGCGGGGAATGGGTGTCCGCACTAAGATAATTCCATTGATGAAAAGAGACAACCAGGCAGCCCCGGGGTTTGAGGCAACAGATGATTATCTGAAGACCGTGCTGCCTCGAAAGAAAGTGGACTCATAAACGATGAACTTCCGTATCGCCGATACCTTCACCGACAGCCTTGCCAGACTCACCGGCGACGAGCAGAAGGCGGTCAAGACCACGGCCTTTGACCTGCAATTGAACCCGGCCAGTCCTGGCATGAGTTTTCACAAACTTGACAACGCCAGGGACAAGAATTTCTGGTCGGTACGGGTCAGCAGTGATCTGCGCATGATTGTTCATAAAACCTATGACAGTCTGCTGCTCTGCTATGTCGATCATCATGACAAGGCCTACCAGTGGGCGGAGCGGCGCAAACTGGAAACCCATCCCAGCACCGGGGCGGCCCAGCTGGTGGAGGTCCGGGAGTCGGTGCAGGAGATCATCATCCCCGTTTACGTGGAGGCGGCGGAGCCGAAGCCGCCATTGTTTGCCCACATGTCCGACGATAACCTGCTGCGCTACGGAGTGCCGGCGGACTGGCTGGCGGATGTCCGGCGGGCAGACGAGGATTCGCTTCTGGGTCTGGCCGATCATCTTCCTGCCGAAGCGGCCGAGGCCCTGCTCGACCTGGCTACCGGGGTAACGCGGCAACCGTTTCAACCGGCTGCCGCAGGCGACAGCCCCTTCGACCACCCCGACGCCCGGCGTCGCTTCCGGGTGATGAGCGATGTCGAGGAACTGGAGCGCGCCCTGGATTATCCGTGGGAAAAATGGACCATCTTTCTCCATCCTGCCCAGCGCCAACTGGTGGAGCGCGATTATGGCGGCCCGGTCCGGGTTTCCGGTTCAGCCGGGACCGGCAAGACCATTGTCGCCCTGCATCGGGCCGTATTTCTGGCCCGCGCCAATCCTGCAAGCAGGGTGCTGCTCACCACCTTTTCCGAGCCTCTGGCCAATGCCCTGCGCACGAAACTGTTTCGGCTGATCGGCAATGAACCCCGGTTGGGCGAACGGTTGGATCTCCACTCCATGGATGCCATCGGGCAGCGGCTCTATGGCCTGCACTTCGGCCGGGCGAAGATTGCCGGCCGGAACGTGCTGCGCAATCTGCTGGCCGGGGCATCGGCCGGGGTCGAAGGGCACAAATTCAGCCCGAACTTTCTGCAAACCGAATGGGAGCTGATCGTTGACGCCTGGCAGCTGGAAACGTGGGAGGCATATCGTGATGTGCCTCGACTGGGACGGAAAACCCGTCTGTCGGAACAGCAGCGGCAGTTGCTTTGGACGATATTTGACCAGGTCCGATCACGGTTGCAGTCTGACGGTCTTCTAACCACTGCGGCAATGTTCGGCAAACTGGCGGCCCGGTTGATCGAAATTGCGCGATCTCCGTTTGATTTCTGCGTGGTGGACGAGGCCCAGGATATCAATGTCCCCCAGCTCCGTTTTCTTGCCGCCCTGGCTGGTGGACGGCCCAACAGTTTATTTTTTGCCGGTGACCTGGGGCAGCGGATATTTCAACAGCCGTTTTCCTGGAAGGGGCTCGGGGTCGATATCCGCGGCCGTTCCCGCACCCTGAAGATCAATTATCGCACCTCCCATCAGATCAGGAGGCAGGCAGACCGGTTGCTGGCTCCGGAATTGTCCGATGTGGACGGTATTACCGAAGAACGGCGGGGCACCATTTCAGTGTTCAATGGTCCAGGCCCGATTATCAGGGAGCTGGTGAGCAGAGATGAGGAAGCACGGTTCGTCGGACAATGGTTGCGGGAGAGGATGGCTGAGGGAATCATGCCGCATGAGGTGGGGGTGTTCGTACGTTCGGCCGCGGAACTGGATAGAGCCGGGAGTGCCGTGGCGCACTCGGCTTTTCCCTGCAAAATCATTGATGATACCATTGAAACGACAATGGGGTTCATTTCGGTTTGCACCATGCACCTGGCCAAAGGATTGGAGTTTCGTGCCGTGGTCGTCATGGCCTGCGACGATGAAATCATTCCGCTCCAGGCCCGCATTGAAGCGGTCACCGACAACGCGGATCTGGAAGATGTTTACAATACCGAACGCCATTTGCTCTATGTCGCCTGCACCCGGGCAAGGGATCATCTGCTGGTGACGAGCGGCGATCTGCCATCGGAATTTCTCGATGATCTGCGGATGTGAAGCGGCAGGTGGCAACTGTTGTAATCGGACTTGCTCCACCGAATGATATGTCAAGGGGGGTGGACCAGGCGTCCGCGCTCCTATCACGAGAAACGGCATCGCCTCGAGCGTGTTGCGGGTGAATATCTGCGCCTGCGGGACTATCTGGCGGAAATCGGCGTACCGGCGGTAACACTCGATGCAAGTCTTCCGGCGGCAACGGTTCTTGATGCCGCCTGGCGCGCCATCCGCGATGCCGGCGCGACCCGTTTTCAAGCCAAACCGCGGATGCGCTCCTCCATTTCCGAGTAGTGAAACAGGCGTTCATATTCCACCATGCCGGCCATGGCACGGGACTGGATCCGTGTGCCGGTTTCTTCCAGAATGGCGACCGGGTTAAGGCCGCCGATGACGACAATACCCGTTCTCCCTTCCGGCACGGGAATTTCAAGCAACGGTTGCCCCGGCCAGCCAACCAGCAGAAATCCTCCCAGCCCGGCCTCCTTGAGTTTTTCGATAAGGTCAATGACCCGGTCGCGGCTGTCGGCCGGCACTTCCCGGAAACCGACGCCGATCCGGCCGTTGCCGTTTCTGATCGCCCCGACATAATCGGTCATGCCGCTCCTGATGAAGACCTCCAGCGGGTCGAGGCTCGTGCCGTCATACTTGATGATTTCCACGAACCGCGCCGGTTTTCGGTGGCGCAGTTCAAGGAGGCCGCCGAAACTCGAATGGATCGGAATGCCGTGGCCAAGGAGAATCCCGTTCAAGGTGATGGAGCAAACCGTGCCGAAGCCGATCATGCCCGGTGGAATGGTGATGTCGCCCACCCTCTCGCCGGGGCTGAAAAGCCCCATCATGGCGCCCATTGAGTAGCCGGCTTCATATACCTGGCATATCATTGGCGCAGCTCGGGTCAGGGTCGGCTTGTCGATGAGGCTGATGTTGACGATGACCGTGCCCTTCTTTTGGGCGAGATCAAAGGTCATCCGGTAGGTCAACTGGTCGATTTTCGACTCCAGAAAACCCACTTTGTCAAAAACCCTGGCCTTGCTCAATTCCTTTTTGCCCAACGGGGTGATGATCCGCCCTTTTTTGCCCAGATTTTCCGTCAATCCTTTTTCGTCAAGGGTCTTGAAATAATAGCGGATCGTCCGTTCGCTGACCTCCTGGCCCATGGCCTGGAGGCTTTCCTGTATTTTGTAACTGGACAGCGGTGCTTCCGCTTTTTGCAGAAGACGTAAAATGGTCAGTTCTTTTTTTTCCGTTTTATCGCTCATGAAAAAAATATAAAGGGAAGTGGCCCTGTTTGTAAATGAATAAAAAGGCAAAATTGCCGAAACCGGCGGGGGTCATGGGGCAGACATGCTGTTTTCTTCCTGGGGGAATAGGGTGAAATGGGGGGCTGCTTCACGGTATTTTCTGTTGCCGTTCGTGATGAGCCCCTGTTGGTGTGCGAGATGTTGCGGCAAAATTGCCGAAGACATTTGTTTTTGTGTTTCCGGTATCATTTCGTTGGCCCCCTTCATGTCGCAAATTCAACATTTTAACAGTTGAAAAAAAACAGACTCCGTACTATGTATCACCATTTCGGCAATCATTTGCCGAAATGGTGATACGGAAGAACAGGCATACGACCGGGCAGCGACTTCGGCTGGACAAACCAGCTGCCTGTGCGGGGAAGAGATGATAAGCGGCAAGCAGCTACCGAATATTCCCGGCATTGAGACAACCTCCGTGTTTTGCGGCACGAACCGGCAGCCGTTGCATGACGCGAAATCGCGGCCCATCACATTCCTAACCAGAAAACATAAAGGAAAACGCAGATGAAAAGTGTCGATGAATTCATGGCCGATGTTGTACGCAAGAATCCCGGGGAGCTGGAGTTCCACCAGGCCGTCCGCGAGGTGGCGGAATCGCTCTTTCCGCACCTGGAAAAACACCCGAAATACATGAAGGAAAAGATTCTCGAACGAATGGTCGTGCCGGAACGGGTGATCATCTTCCGGGTGCCGTGGCTTGACGATAACGGTGATGTGCAGGTCAACACCGGCTACCGGATAGAAATGAGCAGCGCCATTGGTCCTTACAAGGGGGGGCTGCGTTTTCATCCCAGTGTCAACCTGGGCATCCTGAAATTTCTCGCCTTTGAGCAGGTCTACAAGAACAGCCTGACCACCCTGCCCATGGGCGGCGGAAAGGGCGGTTCCGATTTCGATCCCAAGGGCAAGTCGGAGCGGGAGATGATGAAGTTCTGCCAGAGCTTCATGACCGAACTCTTCCGCCACATCGGCGAGAACACCGACGTGCCGGCCGGCGACATCGGCGTGGGCGGCCGGGAGATCGGCTACATGTTCGGACAGTACAAGCGGCTGAAAAACGAGTTTACCGGGGTGCTGACCGGCAAGGGCCTCAACTGGGGCGGGTCGCTGATCCGGCCCGAGGCCACCGGTTACGGCTGTGTCTATTTTGTCCAGGAGATGCTGCGCACCCGCAGCATGCTCATCGAGGGCAAGGTGTGCACCATTTCCGGCTCCGGCAATGTCGCCCAGTTCACCGCGGAAAAGCTGCTGGAGCTGGGAGCCAAGGTGGTCACCCTGTCCGATTCCAACGGCTATGTGGTCAAGGAAAAGGGATTCACCAGCGAGGATCTCAAGTATGTCGCCGAGCTCAAGAACGTGCGCCGCGGCCGTATCCGGGAGTGCGCCGATGATCTGGAAGGCTGCCGGTATGTCGAGGGGAGATGGCCGTGGGAAGTGCCCTGCGACATCGCCTTCCCCAGCGCCACCCAGAACGAAATCGACGCCAATGACGCGGAAACTCTGGTGAAAAACGGCTGCATCGCCATCGGCGAAGGAGCCAACATGCCCACCAGGCCCGAGGCGGTCCGCGTCTTCCAGAAGGCGAAGATCCTCTACGCGCCTGGCAAGGCTGCCAATGCCGGCGGCGTTTCCACCTCCGGTCTCGAGATGAGCCAGAACAGCATCCGCACCTCCTGGAGCCGCAAGGAGGTGGACGAGAAGCTGCACCAGATCATGATTAATATCCATGAATCCTGTGTCCGTTATGGTAAGCATGAGGATGGCTACATCAACTACGTGGATGGCGCCAACATCGCCGGCTTTGTCAAGGTGGCCGATGCCATGATCGACCAGGGCATTGTCTGATCCGGTCCGACGTTCTACACTGAAGGGGGATCATTCGATCGCGATCCGGTGGAATGATCCCCGCGACAGGAGGAAAACATGGCGGCACCACAGGCAAAACCGCTGTTCAGTTCCGGAATAGAGTCCCTGGACGAGATCCTGCAGGGGGTCCTGGCCGGCGACAATGTCGTCTGGCAGGTTGACGCCGTGGAGCATCAGCTGCCCTTTGTCCGCGCCTTCTGTCGTTGCGCCCATCTTGACGGGAAAAATCTCGTCTATTTCCGTTTCGCCGGCCACCAGCCCCTGGTGCCGGACGAATTCGAGCCCGACGTCTTTGTCCTCAATCCCACCGCCGGATTTGAGCAGTTCATCACGAAGATTCTCAATGTCATCGGCGAATATGGTCGCGGCGCCTGCTATGTCTTCGACTGCCTCTCCGGACTGGCGGCGGACTGGTACAGCGACCGGATGCTGGGCAATTTTTTCAAGCTGGCCTGTCCCTTTCTCTATAGCGCCGACACGGTCGCCTACTTCTCCCTGCTGCGCAACTTCCACACCCCGCTTTCCGTGCAGCCGATTCATCGGACGGCCCAGGTGGTGCTCGATCTCTATTGCAACAACGGCACATACTATCTGCTGCCGCTCAAGGTGCTGAGCCGCCAGACCCCGACCATGTACATGCTGCATGCGCTGCAAGGCATCGACTTCACGCCGGTGACGAGCAGTGTCATCGTTTCGGAGATCCTCGCCGCCACCCCGCAGCCCTGGATTGACTGCAAAATCGTGCTCAAGGATGCCTGGGCCCGTATTCTGGGCGAGGCGCAGACCTGCTGCGCGGCGGCGGGAGACAAGGGGGATGGTGAGCGGAGCAGGGTCCATCGCCGGCAGCTGATCCGCATGATTGTCACCCGCAACGACAAGGTGGCGAAGCTGTGCGAAGAGTATTTCGATCTCGCCGAGCTGGTCGCCATCGGCAAAAGGATGGTGGGCACCGGACTCATCGGCGGCAAGGCGACGGGCATGCTGCTGGCCCGGGCCATTCTGAAGAAAACCGATCCGCGCTGGCAGACCCTGCTGGAGACCCATGATTCGTTCTACATCGGCTCTGATGTCTTTTACACCTTTGTCATCAACAACAGGTGCTGGTGGGAGCGGCACAAGATGAAATCCGCCCCCGACCCCATTGCGGCGGCCGAGAAGATCCGGCAGCGGCTGTTGAAGGGTAAATTTCAGCGGGACACCCTGGAGCAGTTCCAGGAGGTGCTGAACTATTTCGGCCAGGCGCCGATCATCGTTCGCTCCAGCAGCTTGCTGGAGGACGCCTACGGCAATGCCTTTTCCGGCAAATATGAAAGCGTCTTTCTCGCCAATCAGGGGTCTCCCGAGGAACGGCTGGAAAGATTCAAGGAGGCGGTGCGCATCGTCTATGCCAGCACCATGAGCCGTGATGTTCTTTCCTACCGGGCGCACCGGGGGCTGTGGAACCGTTATGAAGAGATGGCGCTGCTCGTGCAGCGGGTTTCCGGTTCCTTTTGCGGCACCGTCTATCTGCCCCATCTCGCCGGGGTCGGCTACTCCTACAACCCTTTTGTCTGGAATCGGGACATCGATCCCCGGGCCGGGGTGCTGCGACTGGTTTTCGGCCTCGGCACCCGGGCGGTGGATCGGCACGATGACGACTATACCCGCATCGTTGCCCTCAATGCCCCGTTGAAGCGGCCGGAGGTGAGCGCCGATGAGGTGCACCGGCACAGTCAGCGCATCGTCGATGTCATTGATCTCGCCAACCGCCGGCAGGCCAGCGTCGCCTTTGAACAGGTGGTCAGGATGGTCCCGGGGCTGCCCGTGGCCCTGTTGGCGGACCGGGATCAGGAGATGGAGGAGCGCGCGGAGCTCTATGGCGTCAAAAACGTCTTCAGCTGGATGCTGACCTTCGGCAGGGTGCTGAAGAGTACCCCGCTGGCCGCCGACATGCGGGAGATGATGGCTGTCCTGGCCCGGGCCTATGAGTATCCGGTGGACATCGAGTTTGCCGTCAATTTTGTCGCAGGCGAAGGCTACCGCATCAACC
It includes:
- a CDS encoding DNA helicase II, which encodes MPEPTPLLNPAEEASEQALSEVYGCLERGESFLLEAGAGAGKTYTLVKALQYLIKRDQHKLPNRNQKIACITFTNVAKDEIKARTDSSPLIFCDTIHAFCWSLISGFQRSMRDALAQLSQWQDRLAEVGDLGDRVIEYTLGHRSIRDDRVSIHHDDVLSLTISLMSNQKFRLIVTSKYPIILIDEYQDTNAGWIESIKIHFLGQASSPQFGFFGDHWQKIYGDGCGKIEHDSLTVIGKQANFRSVGAVVDCLNRMRPALPQFVVDPGDLGSVRIFHTNNWPGARKTQNHWQGDLPDDAADLAFNMVLDRLSHDDWDLSSGKSKILMLTHRVLAAKQGYSSIPPVFAFNESFTKKEHPHIAFFADSLEPACAAYSERKYGEMFNILGGNVPVIKGHADKGKWSAAMDRLMAIRNIGTVAEVIDHLRQTRRPRLPDNVERLERELSQFDPGTGEEIPRALRELEALRGVSYQEIIALTHYLSGHSPFQTKHGVKGAEFENVLVIVGRGWNQYNFNEMFEFAGDVAHIPASKILAYERNRNLFYVACSRPKKRLAILFTQKLSSAALQTVGNWFGDSTIETLDI
- a CDS encoding DNA repair protein, with protein sequence MTEQYTKARFWKCALQVNPAGYITLRGSDHGLTEDQYNQELLRIAKDNEIKVIGWADHGNVDGVDAIRTVMNANGILVFPGFEICSTEKTHFVCLFSEDTSRDQLNRYLGALGLTDPDNGVWPSNLGGNDLLAKVEELGGFVYAAHCTNESGILRQKLVHVWQNPLLKAAQIPGALDDLKNGESNGYRKILINVDSNYQRENQVAIINAKDVAKPEDLADQKASCLIKMTRPCFESFKLAFQDPESRVRLNSDVSEKYYSRIESLKVTGGYLDEVQIEFSEHLNSVIGGRGTGKSTLLECIRYALQLKPIGKNAQKQHDEIIKENLGKSKARVEIVIRSARMNGKRFTVARRYGESVSLKDESGNPSSFTPADLLPEIEIYGQNEIYEIAQDKASQRQLLTRFVDAGKHDGERRIQETLGKLAENRKKLIEAQGNVALIEDEVARLPKLEEQLGQFKSLGLEEKLKIVPLLETEKRLQKRGVEEEGGNLDKAFQAVRDNLPDTVFLSDSAIGHLPHAESLRKLRAALDDLRGDAEALLSQWQEKYVAAKARIAAIAEELNAGIQQEEAALEKTFKELPAFEGKTGKEIGIEFQGLLREIERIRPRQTLIENRRKVVTEFNRQRQAILDELSSIRAERSSLFERSLKSLNKRLSGKLKLTVKPEAERTPVIRFLLDCRLESVAEGRLAWIREADDFSPVKLAELIRRGADALRDSGWSITPTVAEALARLTTEQVLRLEELELPDLIDIELNTAHEGRENFKPLDKLSTGQQCTAILHLLLLQNLDPLLMDQPEDNLDNAFIADRIVAELRSAKIARQFIFATHNANIPVFGDAEWIGVFEARDGQAYMPSESQGAIDVTQVRDKAADILEGGKTAFNQRKAKYGF
- a CDS encoding transcriptional regulator codes for the protein MLKTELLEILANGENSGVEFKRDDIRPEQLAKEIVALANLQGGRIFLGVEDDGTISGIQQHNTQEWVLNIFRDKVFPQIIPFYEEIKIDDQRRVAVITIAQGISKPYMLKHNNREEIYIRMGDRSELASREQQLRLFESGGLLHVEVLPVTGTALAHLDRDRLKYYLSAIMRDPDVPVTDAEWQERLLGLGFMASDGMGNIVCSIAGLLCFGIHPRQFLRQAGLRVMAFTGRDKEYQAQLDVVIDAPFVGRWQDDGTGRKQLIDEGLIEKFAAAIEPFISQEASHVDEHMRREKNWLYPWEAVREAVINAIAHRDWTRSVDIEVTNYADRLEVISPGKMPNSMTVDKMIAGQRSPRNPLIMEILRDYAYVDSRGMGVRTKIIPLMKRDNQAAPGFEATDDYLKTVLPRKKVDS
- a CDS encoding DNA helicase, which codes for MNFRIADTFTDSLARLTGDEQKAVKTTAFDLQLNPASPGMSFHKLDNARDKNFWSVRVSSDLRMIVHKTYDSLLLCYVDHHDKAYQWAERRKLETHPSTGAAQLVEVRESVQEIIIPVYVEAAEPKPPLFAHMSDDNLLRYGVPADWLADVRRADEDSLLGLADHLPAEAAEALLDLATGVTRQPFQPAAAGDSPFDHPDARRRFRVMSDVEELERALDYPWEKWTIFLHPAQRQLVERDYGGPVRVSGSAGTGKTIVALHRAVFLARANPASRVLLTTFSEPLANALRTKLFRLIGNEPRLGERLDLHSMDAIGQRLYGLHFGRAKIAGRNVLRNLLAGASAGVEGHKFSPNFLQTEWELIVDAWQLETWEAYRDVPRLGRKTRLSEQQRQLLWTIFDQVRSRLQSDGLLTTAAMFGKLAARLIEIARSPFDFCVVDEAQDINVPQLRFLAALAGGRPNSLFFAGDLGQRIFQQPFSWKGLGVDIRGRSRTLKINYRTSHQIRRQADRLLAPELSDVDGITEERRGTISVFNGPGPIIRELVSRDEEARFVGQWLRERMAEGIMPHEVGVFVRSAAELDRAGSAVAHSAFPCKIIDDTIETTMGFISVCTMHLAKGLEFRAVVVMACDDEIIPLQARIEAVTDNADLEDVYNTERHLLYVACTRARDHLLVTSGDLPSEFLDDLRM
- a CDS encoding glutamate dehydrogenase, coding for MKSVDEFMADVVRKNPGELEFHQAVREVAESLFPHLEKHPKYMKEKILERMVVPERVIIFRVPWLDDNGDVQVNTGYRIEMSSAIGPYKGGLRFHPSVNLGILKFLAFEQVYKNSLTTLPMGGGKGGSDFDPKGKSEREMMKFCQSFMTELFRHIGENTDVPAGDIGVGGREIGYMFGQYKRLKNEFTGVLTGKGLNWGGSLIRPEATGYGCVYFVQEMLRTRSMLIEGKVCTISGSGNVAQFTAEKLLELGAKVVTLSDSNGYVVKEKGFTSEDLKYVAELKNVRRGRIRECADDLEGCRYVEGRWPWEVPCDIAFPSATQNEIDANDAETLVKNGCIAIGEGANMPTRPEAVRVFQKAKILYAPGKAANAGGVSTSGLEMSQNSIRTSWSRKEVDEKLHQIMINIHESCVRYGKHEDGYINYVDGANIAGFVKVADAMIDQGIV